One region of Bartonella alsatica genomic DNA includes:
- a CDS encoding ParA family protein yields MPVITMCSTKGGVGKSTMALVLANVFAKAGSKVKLIDADPNQPLVTWMKRSVDTSPKNIEVSGDITEQNIVSCIDDAVEKFPFVIVDLEGSANLAASFAIGRADLVLVPMRKKQLDGDQIGKIIALIKQQSQFFKREIPFRIVFSMTNTLNSREGQHIEKTLEKANVPILPASLTERGAFSALFQIGGSLFDLASSDVNNPQAAQENATVFANAVVKVLDNENLLKDKVA; encoded by the coding sequence ATGCCTGTAATTACTATGTGTTCAACAAAAGGTGGTGTTGGAAAATCCACAATGGCATTAGTATTAGCTAACGTTTTTGCTAAAGCTGGATCTAAGGTGAAATTAATTGATGCAGACCCAAATCAACCACTTGTGACATGGATGAAAAGATCTGTAGATACATCGCCCAAAAATATAGAAGTTTCTGGAGATATTACAGAACAGAATATTGTTTCTTGCATTGATGATGCTGTAGAAAAGTTTCCATTTGTTATTGTTGATCTTGAAGGCTCTGCTAATCTTGCGGCTTCTTTTGCTATAGGGAGAGCGGATTTAGTTTTGGTTCCTATGAGAAAAAAACAACTTGATGGAGATCAGATAGGAAAGATCATTGCTTTAATAAAACAACAGAGTCAGTTTTTTAAAAGAGAAATACCTTTTCGTATCGTATTTTCTATGACCAATACCTTAAACAGTCGCGAAGGACAGCATATAGAGAAAACGTTAGAAAAAGCTAATGTTCCTATTTTACCTGCTTCATTAACTGAAAGAGGAGCTTTTAGTGCTCTTTTTCAGATAGGGGGGTCGCTCTTTGATTTAGCATCTTCTGATGTGAATAATCCTCAAGCAGCACAAGAAAATGCAACGGTTTTTGCTAACGCTGTTGTGAAGGTATTAGATAATGAAAATTTATTAAAGGACAAAGTAGCATGA
- a CDS encoding type II toxin-antitoxin system VapC family toxin, with amino-acid sequence MKISVDTNVLARAVLQDDKEQGEVASKILREASLIAISLPCLCELVWILRRGARLSKEDVAGMLRDLLATSNIVMNRPAVEAGLAILEAGGDFADGIISYEGNWLGGETFVSFDKLAIDLLKKNGQLVKLLT; translated from the coding sequence ATGAAGATTTCTGTAGATACAAATGTTCTAGCTCGTGCTGTTTTACAAGATGATAAAGAGCAAGGGGAGGTAGCAAGTAAGATTTTAAGAGAAGCTTCTCTCATAGCTATTTCTCTACCTTGTCTATGCGAACTTGTTTGGATACTTCGCCGAGGTGCAAGACTATCAAAAGAAGATGTAGCTGGAATGTTACGCGATCTGCTAGCAACCAGTAATATAGTAATGAATAGACCAGCTGTTGAAGCAGGGCTTGCTATTCTAGAGGCTGGTGGTGATTTTGCTGATGGAATTATATCTTATGAGGGAAATTGGCTAGGTGGTGAGACGTTTGTTTCGTTTGATAAATTAGCAATAGACCTGTTAAAGAAAAACGGACAGTTAGTAAAACTCCTTACTTAA
- a CDS encoding radical SAM protein: protein MAGQKEVKPVRAIFFGGGTPSLLSPSNILKIGAAIHKHFKIASNCEFSFEIEIKSLTEEKVIAMKEIGVTHPRFGLQTFNHEWRKLFNLTSTYEHIKFAASILNANFKYVLFDILYGTNGQDEEEIIKDLEMAVSLGTSNIDIYLIDNIVTQVKLHKAIKNRDLGFTTATRKFSMNMLIDAYMRSKGFMPHNGHGYIRTPNVTSDIVTDEYSFVYHEHVYGYSDFDLHGFGVNAVTSIREHVITNFSNRNAYITAVNSEKMPANISKHSPILDEIKPIILHLPYHGLVNKSLIKMDFVPKSIFSKLDILLSNDLIVENNDSWQLTKLGWYWYINIMFWLMPEEDQRILKAFIAKKLNETGRFIAKKELVYV from the coding sequence TTGGCCGGCCAAAAGGAAGTAAAGCCAGTTCGCGCGATTTTTTTTGGAGGTGGAACTCCTTCTTTATTATCTCCATCTAATATTTTAAAAATAGGAGCAGCTATACATAAGCACTTTAAAATAGCATCTAATTGTGAATTTTCTTTTGAAATTGAAATAAAAAGTCTGACCGAGGAAAAAGTAATTGCTATGAAAGAAATAGGGGTTACACATCCACGCTTTGGTCTTCAAACTTTTAACCACGAATGGAGAAAGCTCTTTAATCTCACATCTACATACGAACATATTAAGTTTGCTGCTAGTATATTAAATGCGAATTTTAAGTATGTACTTTTTGATATATTGTACGGTACGAATGGACAAGACGAAGAAGAAATCATTAAAGATCTCGAAATGGCTGTATCTCTTGGTACATCTAATATAGATATATACCTAATTGACAATATTGTAACTCAAGTAAAATTGCATAAAGCTATCAAAAATCGTGATTTAGGTTTTACTACAGCAACAAGAAAATTTTCTATGAATATGCTAATAGATGCTTATATGAGAAGTAAGGGATTTATGCCTCATAATGGTCATGGTTATATTCGTACCCCAAATGTGACCTCTGATATAGTTACGGATGAATATAGTTTTGTGTATCATGAGCATGTTTATGGATATTCAGATTTTGATTTGCATGGTTTTGGAGTAAATGCTGTAACATCAATACGTGAACACGTAATAACAAATTTTTCTAATCGTAATGCTTACATTACAGCTGTTAATAGTGAAAAAATGCCCGCAAATATTAGTAAGCACTCTCCAATTCTAGATGAAATAAAGCCAATCATTCTACACCTACCTTATCATGGTTTAGTGAATAAATCTTTAATAAAAATGGATTTTGTGCCTAAAAGTATTTTTTCTAAATTAGATATTCTTTTATCCAATGATCTTATAGTGGAAAATAATGACTCCTGGCAACTTACAAAACTAGGTTGGTATTGGTATATTAATATTATGTTTTGGTTGATGCCAGAAGAAGATCAACGTATTTTAAAGGCATTTATTGCAAAAAAACTGAATGAAACAGGTAGATTTATAGCTAAAAAAGAACTTGTGTATGTATGA
- a CDS encoding HigA family addiction module antitoxin, whose translation MMKNPPHPGELLREDVIVELGLSVTETAERLGMSRVAFSRVLNGKAAISPNLAIRLEMAGVSTARAWLAMQTNYDLAQALKQKQPKIHPLCTSSC comes from the coding sequence ATGATGAAAAACCCTCCACATCCTGGAGAACTCTTGCGTGAAGATGTAATCGTAGAGCTTGGTTTATCTGTTACCGAAACAGCTGAACGGCTTGGTATGTCTCGTGTAGCTTTTTCTAGGGTTTTAAATGGGAAAGCTGCTATTAGTCCAAATCTCGCTATTAGGCTTGAAATGGCTGGTGTGAGTACTGCACGTGCTTGGCTAGCTATGCAAACAAATTATGATTTAGCGCAAGCTTTAAAACAGAAACAACCTAAAATACATCCTCTTTGTACTAGCTCTTGTTAG
- a CDS encoding AbrB/MazE/SpoVT family DNA-binding domain-containing protein, with protein sequence MPSLTVTAKGQITLKRDLLQHLGVKPGEKIDFDKLPGGELRIKASQPTSTIESFIGRFSGKLKKPLTIEEMNEITASSWAGKK encoded by the coding sequence ATGCCTTCATTAACAGTTACAGCAAAAGGACAAATTACGCTGAAGCGAGATTTACTACAGCATCTTGGTGTTAAACCAGGTGAGAAGATTGACTTTGATAAACTACCAGGTGGTGAACTTCGTATAAAAGCGTCACAACCCACAAGCACTATTGAGAGCTTTATTGGACGATTTTCTGGAAAACTAAAAAAACCTCTAACCATTGAAGAAATGAACGAAATTACAGCTTCTAGTTGGGCTGGAAAAAAATGA
- a CDS encoding BID domain-containing protein has translation MTNTLWGRATTVFSKLKKEQLEVEQSQKELNVSSKATEKAPYLAAYIDNSNLEQKALSALRNEKSYVNMFKELNSRLAFIYKDPQEVALRIEQTILAGKGDKLSDILEREPDRAGELRGSDRFIDKLKSTGKERKEALSHVSRTISSIEKLQSLYKNSYETHINRLTREWERLKVEVPSLSQEAVTFMKNVEAGRDSYSKIPEQVNKEFSKLQSALDKRFGQDAIHKQDFDLSKAIPQNQRHDKKLVNELQTAVKFLQQRHVEEQNNAITQTKSKDVMKSRKKT, from the coding sequence TTGACCAATACCCTTTGGGGGAGAGCAACGACAGTTTTTAGCAAACTTAAAAAAGAACAGCTCGAGGTTGAGCAATCACAAAAAGAGTTGAATGTTTCTTCAAAAGCAACAGAAAAAGCTCCATACCTTGCTGCTTATATAGATAATTCTAATTTAGAACAGAAAGCGCTAAGCGCTCTTAGGAATGAAAAATCTTATGTTAATATGTTTAAGGAGTTAAACAGTCGTTTAGCATTTATTTATAAAGATCCACAAGAGGTTGCCCTTAGGATTGAACAAACGATTTTAGCAGGAAAAGGCGATAAATTATCTGATATTCTGGAAAGGGAACCTGATAGAGCAGGAGAACTGCGTGGGTCAGATCGTTTTATCGATAAACTCAAATCTACAGGAAAAGAACGAAAAGAAGCGCTTTCTCATGTTTCTCGTACTATTTCTTCTATTGAAAAGCTTCAATCCCTTTATAAGAATTCTTATGAGACACATATAAATAGGCTTACACGGGAGTGGGAGCGATTGAAAGTTGAAGTTCCCTCGCTTTCACAAGAAGCAGTAACTTTTATGAAAAATGTTGAAGCTGGTCGTGATAGTTATTCAAAGATACCAGAGCAGGTTAATAAAGAATTTTCAAAGCTTCAAAGTGCTTTAGATAAACGTTTTGGACAGGATGCCATTCATAAACAAGACTTTGACTTGTCAAAAGCGATACCTCAAAACCAGCGTCATGATAAAAAGCTTGTAAATGAGCTTCAAACGGCTGTTAAATTTTTGCAACAGAGACATGTGGAAGAGCAAAACAATGCGATAACGCAAACGAAGTCAAAAGATGTCATGAAGTCGCGTAAAAAAACTTAA
- a CDS encoding MFS transporter: MNLFLKESPLTLFSSLFISKVGDYAYEVVFVLLVLELTDNTFFIGLVYFFRFIPFLFFGPIGGWLADNFSLKKNMIFSELVRLFASLFVFITTITGTAHIIVLIFAAICTTIGRSIFQPSFQAAIPRMFSEKDLTKANSLAQIIEETASVMGPLVCSLLLFLANKSAVLIFDFFTYFISIIVLFNLMNLNSNEKKPFNFINIYRETASYLKYISKENNNLLITLVGSSFAILFTGAILRFLIPAFVLSVGGEESLVSYIFSLMAVGTIVGGLLYHKIIFKVTSLKLMVFWLLYGVILFVMPLAAELYLNLILGLALVLGFIGAFVDISLVSAIQLYSRREDFGKSFGTFSTLANSAEAMSGFIAGLLALVGLLSSFLAMSAFIISTGMIGVVKIKKNKELTPLNTTVDDDH; the protein is encoded by the coding sequence ATGAATTTATTTTTAAAAGAGAGTCCTTTAACTCTTTTTTCCTCTCTCTTTATTTCTAAAGTTGGTGATTATGCTTATGAAGTTGTTTTTGTTTTACTGGTCTTAGAATTAACAGATAACACCTTTTTTATAGGTCTTGTGTATTTTTTTCGATTTATCCCTTTTCTCTTTTTTGGCCCTATAGGAGGTTGGTTAGCGGATAATTTTTCTTTGAAGAAAAATATGATCTTCAGTGAATTGGTGAGATTATTCGCTTCATTATTCGTTTTTATAACCACTATAACAGGGACTGCACATATTATTGTTCTTATTTTCGCAGCAATATGCACAACCATAGGAAGAAGTATTTTCCAACCAAGTTTTCAAGCTGCTATTCCCAGAATGTTTTCAGAAAAGGATCTGACAAAGGCAAATAGCCTTGCACAAATTATAGAGGAAACTGCATCCGTCATGGGTCCTTTGGTATGTTCTCTACTGCTTTTTTTAGCCAATAAATCGGCAGTACTCATTTTTGATTTTTTTACCTATTTTATATCTATTATCGTGTTGTTTAATCTCATGAATTTAAATTCAAATGAGAAGAAACCATTCAATTTTATAAATATTTATCGAGAAACGGCTTCCTATCTTAAATATATTTCTAAAGAAAATAATAATTTACTTATTACGCTTGTTGGCTCGTCGTTTGCTATTCTCTTTACTGGTGCAATTTTAAGATTTTTAATTCCAGCTTTTGTGCTTTCTGTGGGTGGAGAGGAAAGCCTTGTGAGTTATATTTTTTCTCTCATGGCTGTTGGAACTATTGTCGGTGGTTTGTTATATCATAAAATTATATTCAAGGTTACATCTTTGAAGCTTATGGTATTTTGGCTTCTTTATGGGGTTATTCTGTTTGTTATGCCCTTAGCTGCAGAACTTTATTTAAATCTAATTTTAGGGTTAGCCCTTGTTTTAGGATTTATTGGTGCATTTGTGGATATTAGTTTAGTCTCAGCTATTCAATTATACTCTCGTCGTGAAGATTTTGGTAAGAGTTTTGGAACTTTTTCAACTTTAGCGAACTCTGCGGAAGCAATGTCTGGCTTTATTGCTGGACTTTTGGCACTCGTGGGATTGTTAAGCTCCTTTTTAGCGATGTCTGCCTTCATTATTTCCACTGGAATGATTGGCGTTGTAAAAATTAAGAAAAATAAAGAGTTAACACCTCTTAACACGACAGTAGATGATGATCATTGA
- a CDS encoding type II toxin-antitoxin system RelB/DinJ family antitoxin, whose translation MSVSVDSKDVVRARIDKHLKKEAHEILATLGLTVSDFIRIALTKVVNERGLPFDMYVPNAETLEIFEKTDRGEDVFYAEDMDDLFKKLDI comes from the coding sequence ATGAGTGTATCCGTAGATTCAAAAGATGTCGTTCGCGCACGTATAGATAAGCATTTAAAAAAAGAAGCCCATGAAATATTAGCTACTCTAGGACTTACGGTGTCTGATTTTATACGGATTGCTTTAACTAAAGTCGTCAATGAAAGGGGATTGCCATTTGATATGTATGTTCCTAATGCGGAAACACTTGAGATTTTTGAAAAAACTGATAGGGGCGAAGATGTTTTTTATGCGGAAGATATGGACGACTTGTTTAAAAAATTAGACATTTAA